The Quercus lobata isolate SW786 chromosome 9, ValleyOak3.0 Primary Assembly, whole genome shotgun sequence region CACCTAGTAAATGTATGACAACTAGGTATCAACAATGAGTAACTATTTCAAAACTTGTGGAGCTAGTTACCAGTAATTTTCTTTGCAAGTttactttgtttaaaaaaaataaattcaagttttgaatgaaaattatgttttttttttttttgccttctgTAAATTAgagaatatatatttcattagaaataatatttccactaatttaattaaacaatgtgtgtttaaaataaaaaataatttaatttgaatagaTACCTAAtgaatttaaactaaaaaaaaaagacaattattCTTTAGAAATAATTGTGGCTAGTGTGAATGGGCACTAGTGGCGGAGctaaaaaattttctcaaaaaaggcTAAACTAATATTGactctttatattttaatatccTTAATTCTGCTTTAAATGCTCCTAAAATTaatgatttatatattaatatgacaaaaaagttaatattaaaagaaaaatagaaaagacaaTCGAGGCAGATTAATAGGACAAATGCATCAGATAATTTTTCCTAGTTAACAATTGAGGCGGTCCAGATTCAAAAGAATAGAATtgcaaaaagtaacaaaaattttattaattaaaaaacaaagcattactcaaataacaaatattaaaaCGACAATCCAATTTGATAAACCTTAAAATCCTCTACTACaaaaattgacataaaaaatcatatgaTTTATTCAAAGTCGTTGTAGTAGTAGACCTCTAATTCCCTGCATTCTTCGtcaacatcatttttttttttaaatcaaaaccataaagttttcaaaactcCTTAAGCAACTTCCTAACTTGCTCAAGTGTCACAAACAGAACCACAGTAAAAGGCCCTTGCCTAGAAATTGTGGGTATAAACCCTTTATAAAGGGCCATGGGTCCCTCAGCTCTCACAGTTTTCAGAGCACAATCTAGGGCCCCATTATACGGTGGGATCGACCCGGGCTCCACCTTCATGTTCATGACACGCGTCTTGATCACGTCTACCGGATTCGACGCAACGGAAGCCACGAAACCCGCCGCGAAACTAGCCGTCACGTGCGTACCGAGACCGTCGTTCATGACGTGGTTCTCGATGATCATTTCCTTAAACTGGTCGTACGAGGCTAGCTGCGAAGCCGTCACGATCATGGCTCGGTTAACCGTTAGAGCCGAGCCGCGCCACAAGCTGGCCACGCCTTCTTGCTTAGCCATTTGGGAGATAGCGTCGGTCACGCCCTTGTAGTTTCGGCGCTGAGCCATTGGGAGCCGACCGTCGGCTTGCATTCGAACCATCGCCACGTCGGCTGGATTCCCAACAGCCGCGCCGATTGCGCCGGCTATCAAGCCGGCTCCGATTTTGTGGGGCAGCGAGAGGTGGCCCGTCTCCTTGTGGGCCCACTTGGTTTTGAGCACGTCGTAGAGGCCCATTCTGGTGGTGGAGTAGAGTGTTTGGCGGAGCACGGTGGCGGAGACGCCGGAGTACAAGGCGGCGAGGCCTTCGGTTTGGACGATTTTCATGCCCACGGAAATGGGTCCCGCGGAAGCGCGTGGAGGTGGGGGCGGTGGCAGTGGTAGGGATGGCGCGTGTGGGACGTGGAGGTTGTGGAAAGCGAAAGCCGGACGGAGATTGTGGATTGGCTGTGGGTTTGGCGCGTGAACTTTCTCACCCTGGAGTTGCATGCGGACTTTGATTAGATCTAGCGGGTGAGTGGAACATCCTGCGACAATGGATGCAATGCCACCCTCAACAAATCCCTTGACACCCATAATTAAGCGTAAAATTGGGAATAAGATCAGACGTCGTAAAAATGAGAACTTTTTGTGTATTAAAAACGTCTGATAGAATGAAATGAGGGTTTTGTATACTGAGTACGACGATATGGGAATCAAAAAGTGTAGTTAGGACCAGTTGGAACTGGGGTTCATCTCACTGGAGACCAGGAGATGGGAATGGATGCCGAAGGCGATGGTGGAGGAGTGAGGAACACTAGGTCTTTGAGACATATGATGTAAGAGAAAAATGGGTTTCTGTTGTGTTTTGAGGCCAAGAGAGTTGGAGTGTATATATATGGTTTTgtgggaaagagagagagagagaagaaggaatTGGATACGCGGCCACGGCGCAAGCTGGGTCTTAGCAGGAACTATTACGCGTTTGGTGGGGACCCAAGTGATGCCCTAGACTTTTTATTACAACGAAACCAAATGTAGTTGGTGTTGTTATAATTGTAAATGCTAGGTTAGCTTCACAGTGGCCTCGTGATTCATTAGTCATAAGTGTGTGTTTATTGACCGAACCCACCTGGACCCGAAATTATAGGAGCCAGTCTAAACGTTTAAAAAGTAAACTATAAAATAAtgggaaatttttatttttttggtcttaATAAATAGACGGACGAAAAAGTCCGGCATGTGCATAATTAAACGGTCAATTGGGCTTTGTGAGTCCACAACCAATTTAGGTAAAGCCTATTAATCATTTTAAGAACCAAAAGAGAAATGTGTTACTTGCACGCCAtaattttcaaactaaaattagTGAGAATGTCAATTTGGCCCGAATTAGAAATTTCAGAATATGTTCTTCCATAAAGTGTTAAGAATTTGTTCAAAGTcttattttcaatcaaatttgTATTAGAATTGTTGTATAGACCCCACTCCGgttctttcaaaaacatatagaCTTTTTTTAGAAGCATATAGACTATATGCTTAATAACAATTATTAAagttaatataattatatatttaaatttgattgGAAAGCATAATTTAAATCATGCTTAAGTTTGACCATTTTATTAATGACATCATGGAATTTAAAGTGCACTTCTAGTcaattgttttaaaatattttatttactcCAATAGgatttagtaatatatagagaaatagacTTTGTTTCTTTCGGACTAGCCATTTggttaattgttaaaatttaacGACCCAACCCAAAAATGGGGTTAGCATTGGCTAACTTGTAACTAGTCAAAACTAGTAAGTTAAAAGTATAAATCCAAATTTAACTAACACTTCaggtttaaaaattaaaaattaaaaaaaaaaaaaaaaaacttcgtTTAATccaaattgttgttgttgttgtcgttgttttctttttttcttttttttttttttttttttttttttttttcataacaataCAAATATTGGGGGTTAGATGGACATGTGAGAAAGAGGCTTAGTTGGGAATGCTTCATGactaaaaaaaatctttaaagaGGCTGGTGTAGGATTCGTGTTTTTGGTACATAGAGACAAAATTTGAACAACATCACACTTCTCCATTCGTGGAAGTTTTCAAGCCACATTTCCTAGCGTTAATGGGAAACCATTATTAATGTTAGGAGAGGAAAAATAAGTGGAGCATCTCCCATTCCAACCTCAAGTTTATAGGATACGGTCCAAAAGCACtaattgtcatttttgtggcCCATATTGGTAGACGAGAGCAAGCCCACCATTGGGTGGAATGGAAAATCAATTACCCAATTTTTTtgacctttctttttcttttaaagtttcTAGAGCTTCTCCTGTGTATGTTCAGTATCGTTCCCACTTGAGGAAAAGGAATAAAATGGCATACAAAAGACTTTAATATTTAGAAGATGACTAACAAATAATTATCTCATGAAATATGGGAATAAAGTTTTGGTACCATTCAACAgcatatttcttttctcttttttcttttcttttttatagtttttataaagtttcaatttatggtgTTTGCTTCCGATGATTgtattctcttttattttttagaattttgacTTATGGTATTTGCTTATGATGATTgtgctttttatcatcaaactaaaacACCATCAAACACTTTATCAGTTGAACTAACTGATACCCACCCAATAGCACATTTCTAGAAAAAGATCAATACAAAGAACCCAAAATAAGCTGTGTAcctctaaaattaaaatacactCAACGCACAAAATTATCTAATATTTTTGTTCTCCGCGTGAAATATAATCTTTAGGGATGTGTAATTTTGGGTCAAGCACAATGCAGATGCCAGTTCATGTCCACCGAGAGAGACTAGGAATCTTGATTTTTGTGATCGAACTCATATTTGATAATAGTTACTTTTGATGTAGATCTACAGGCTTTGGTCGGATACTTGGGCCTATCTGGTGAAGAAAGTTGTGGGGGCAAGTGGGAAGTGAGGGAGGAATGGTCTCTTAAGTCTAAAAGGGCaagtaaaaagtaatacttttTTCAATGAGATTAATTCATAATAGGAGTATGAAAGTAAATCTATATTAACTTCTAGAGACAGGTGCACCGTTGAAAACAAACAATCGTGCTAATGCTTTTGTTAGGTATGggtgtagcttttttttttttttttgagaatgaggtATGGGTGTAGCTTGATCGAGgattttgtaaactttttaaAGATGACTGGACAGTGTGAATGTAGAAGTGAAGTTTGAATCACAGATATAAAATACTACAAAAACTACTATTATCATTGAACTATGGCTTTCAAGATTTCAGAAACTTATAAACCACTTTAATAAGACATTTAAATCTTTAAGAGGACCAATTGACCATCGAGAGAGCAtccttcattcatttttcttgtgCAGTTGTGCGTGTTAATGTGAAATGGAGTCCATCATCCATTTCAACAAATTCGATCATTTGTAAGTCAAAGATTGATCAATTTCAAcgcaaattaaatataattaaagttTGGGGTGGTGAGGTGGGAAGGAAACTGATAGGAATCTGCAACAATATTATAGAGGTATGAGAACATTGAACTACTAGATTTGATCCCTAACTTGatatatattcatattataTGTGATATTTAATAGTAGttaaaacattaaaatgaaaattttaaattgaaactgaaattcTAGACATAATTCATgttgatatatgtgtgtgtgtatatatatatattaaacaaaacatTTGGATTTGACTAGGAAGAAACATTTCCTCAAATTTCTCATTGGCCAATTCCAATGCAAATTAAAGTTTGGGGTAGGAAACTGACGAGGAAATGCATATGCAACATTATTGAGGTAGCTGAAAACATTGAACTAGATCCATCACATGATATGTTCatatcaaaatgaaattttaatttaaatatgaCGAACAATATATGCACAATATCACTTTCAAGATTTCATAAACTCATAAACCACTTTAATAAGACATTTAAATCTTTAACAAGATCAATTGACCATCGAGAGAGCACccttcattcatttttcttgtgCAGTTGTGCGTGTTAATGTGAAATGGAGTCCATCATCCATTTCATCAAATTCGATCATTAGTAAGTCAAAGTTGTGATCAATTTCAacacaaattaaatataattaaagttTGGGGTGGTGAGGTGAGAAGGAAACTGATAGGAACCTGCAACAATATTATAGAGGTATGAGAACATTGAACTACCGGATTTGATCCCTAACTTGatatatattcatattataTGTGATATTTAATAGCAGTTAaaacatcaaaaagaaaattttaaattgaaactgaaattcTAGACATAATTCATGctgatatatgtgtgtgtatatatatatatatatatatatattaaacaaaacatTTGGATTTGACTAGGAAGAAACATTTCCTCAAATTTCTCATTGGCCAATTCCAATGCAAAACTAAAGTTTGGGGTAGGAAACTGATGAGGAAATGCATATGCAACATTATTGAGGTAGCTAAAAACATTGAACTAGATCCATCACATGATATGTTCatatcaaaatgaaattttaatttaaatctgACGAACAATATATGCACAATATCACTTTCAAGGTTTCATAAACTTATAAACTACTTTAATAAGACATTTAAATCTTTAACAGGATCAATTGACCATCGAGAGAGCACccttcattcatttttcttgtgCAGTTGTTCGTGTTAATGTGAAATGGAGTCCATCATCCATTTCAACAAATTCGATCATTAGTAAGTCAAAGTTGTGATCAATTTCAAcgcaaattaaatataattaaagttTGGGGTGGTGAGGTGGGAAGGAAACTGATAGGAACCTGCAACAATATTATAGAGGTTTGAGAACATTGAACTACTGGATTTTATCCCTAACTTGatatatattcatattataTGTGATATTTAATAGTAGttaaaacatcaaaatgaaaattttaaattgaaactgaaattcTAGACATAATTCATGctgatatatgtgtgtgtgtgtgtatatatatatatatattaaacaaaacGTTCGGATTTGATTAGGAAGAAACATTTCCTCAAATTTCTCATTGGCCAATTCCAATGCAAATTAAAGTTTGGGGTAGGAAACTAATGGGGAAATGCATATGCAACATTATTGAAGTTGCTGAAAATATTGAACTAGATCCATCACATGATATGTACatatcaaaatgaaattttaatttaaatctgACCGACAATATAGGCATAATAATTCATAGTGATATACTATAAAACAAGTTTGGAATTTGCGGTGCTGTAGTTGACTAGTTTCTATGAAAAATAAACACctccccctcaaaaaaagaaaagaaaaataaacaccTAACTGTTTTTGTGCAAAATACTCGTCGCCTGAGAGATTCGAACTCTCGCGGGGAAACCCCATGTACTTAGCAGGCACACGCCTTAACCACTCGGCCAAAGCGACAACACAATTGTCATTTAGtgaaatattaattacttaaccATATACGGTGGCCTATTTTCCCAGCTTCTCAAAAGCCCAAGGGAGCTGTTAACCCAGTATAATAAATGGGTGTGTCTATTGGGCTAAGGCAATCAACTGCCACACAGCATTTCATAGTTCAACTTGTCTGGGCCTATGAAAGAGAAACCATAAAGCCCAACCTTGACTACTCAGTCTCTTTCTCTAACacccaaagcccaaaaaaatgaaatgaaacgGACAGACAAATCTAAAAAATTGTACTCATTCGGAATGAGTCATTCCCTCCCCCCATTGTGTGtgtctttgtttttcaaaaaagtaaaaaaaattgaaccaattGAAATGGCCAAAATATAGTATGAGGGTTTTTCCTTACTTGGAAGAGAAGATAGAGCAAAGAGAGATTTTACACGCCCCATTCTATCATGCCTAGGCaagaagataaagaaaagagagattt contains the following coding sequences:
- the LOC115960905 gene encoding mitochondrial uncoupling protein 4-like, with the protein product MGVKGFVEGGIASIVAGCSTHPLDLIKVRMQLQGEKVHAPNPQPIHNLRPAFAFHNLHVPHAPSLPLPPPPPPRASAGPISVGMKIVQTEGLAALYSGVSATVLRQTLYSTTRMGLYDVLKTKWAHKETGHLSLPHKIGAGLIAGAIGAAVGNPADVAMVRMQADGRLPMAQRRNYKGVTDAISQMAKQEGVASLWRGSALTVNRAMIVTASQLASYDQFKEMIIENHVMNDGLGTHVTASFAAGFVASVASNPVDVIKTRVMNMKVEPGSIPPYNGALDCALKTVRAEGPMALYKGFIPTISRQGPFTVVLFVTLEQVRKLLKEF